In Streptomyces sp. NBC_01426, one genomic interval encodes:
- a CDS encoding uridine kinase family protein, with product MEPHGPARAGGPLERLARELASLPPSLGPVRLIGIDGHAGSGKSTFAERLADALGGAPVMHLDDVATHEELFAWDGRLGAQVLEPLRAGRPALWTPYDWVERRFGPARELEPAPVLLVEGVGAGRRTLRPWLARLLWMETPRAQSWGRGRNRDGRELSDFWDGWERAELAHFADDPSRPFADTLVRQSGTGYEWTSGAGATARTTSSVTEGDGLPRA from the coding sequence GTGGAGCCCCACGGGCCCGCCCGGGCCGGCGGTCCCCTGGAACGGCTCGCGCGGGAGCTGGCCTCCCTGCCGCCGTCGCTCGGTCCGGTGCGGCTGATCGGCATCGACGGGCACGCCGGCTCCGGGAAGAGCACCTTCGCGGAGCGGCTCGCCGACGCCCTGGGCGGGGCACCGGTGATGCACCTGGACGACGTGGCCACCCACGAGGAACTGTTCGCGTGGGACGGGCGTCTGGGTGCCCAGGTACTGGAGCCGCTCCGGGCCGGCCGGCCCGCGCTCTGGACGCCGTACGACTGGGTGGAGCGCCGGTTCGGCCCCGCGCGGGAGCTGGAGCCGGCCCCGGTGCTGCTCGTCGAGGGGGTCGGGGCGGGGCGGCGGACGCTGCGGCCGTGGCTGGCGAGGCTGCTGTGGATGGAGACACCGCGCGCGCAGTCCTGGGGGCGCGGGCGAAACCGGGACGGGCGCGAACTCTCCGACTTCTGGGACGGATGGGAGCGCGCGGAGCTCGCGCACTTCGCGGACGACCCTTCGCGCCCCTTCGCCGACACCCTGGTACGCCAGAGCGGTACGGGATACGAGTGGACTTCCGGGGCCGGTGCGACCGCGCGAACCACCTCTTCCGTCACGGAAGGTGACGGGCTCCCCCGCGCCTGA
- a CDS encoding peptidase C39 family protein — MTAPTPRRALLAVALAAAAAATVPGGAASAAGPSRAGAKTPAAPGAGASAEAATGRTVDNRFWYSHAHWLAGAHQGTTAVGGARPGLEMKVPAGRTEYTDPHTARKATWEYASWTSPVHRSTVPATEAIASWNARTPAGTWIRIELRGTYTDGTATPWYVMGRWASGDGDIRRTSVDGQSDGRSTVWTDTLALDGPAKAAGLRIRDWQLRLTLYRKPGAERGPTVWLAGAMVSDVPDRFTVPPSAPSGTAHELKVPRYSQEVHIGRYPEYDNGGEAWCSPTSSQMIIEFWGRRASAAAVGWVRKGYSDPQVCHAARSTYDAAYKGCGNWPFNAAYAATYRDMAGVVTRLTSLADLEVLVRAGIPAITSQSFRAEELTGAGYGTAGHLMTVIGFTAAGDVIANDPNSADNPSVRRVYRRKEWETIWLRTKRRNATGKEVSGTGGICYLYVPARPSAAAIRALRTVGVL, encoded by the coding sequence ATGACCGCACCCACACCACGCAGGGCCCTGCTCGCCGTCGCCCTCGCGGCCGCCGCCGCGGCCACCGTTCCCGGCGGTGCGGCCTCCGCCGCCGGCCCGTCCCGGGCCGGCGCGAAGACCCCCGCGGCCCCGGGCGCCGGCGCGTCCGCCGAGGCCGCCACGGGCCGGACGGTCGACAACCGCTTCTGGTACTCCCACGCCCACTGGCTGGCCGGCGCCCACCAGGGCACCACGGCGGTCGGCGGCGCCCGACCCGGCCTGGAGATGAAGGTCCCGGCCGGCCGGACCGAGTACACCGACCCGCACACCGCGCGGAAGGCCACCTGGGAGTACGCCTCCTGGACCTCGCCGGTGCACCGCTCGACCGTTCCCGCCACCGAGGCCATCGCGTCCTGGAACGCCCGCACCCCGGCCGGCACCTGGATCCGGATCGAGCTGCGCGGCACGTACACCGACGGCACCGCCACCCCGTGGTACGTCATGGGCCGTTGGGCCTCCGGCGACGGCGACATCCGGCGCACCTCGGTCGACGGGCAGAGCGACGGGCGCAGCACCGTCTGGACCGACACGCTGGCCCTCGACGGGCCCGCCAAGGCCGCCGGCCTGCGCATCCGTGACTGGCAACTGCGCCTGACCCTCTACCGCAAGCCCGGCGCCGAGCGCGGGCCGACGGTCTGGCTGGCCGGCGCGATGGTCTCCGACGTCCCGGACCGCTTCACCGTCCCCCCCTCCGCCCCGTCGGGCACGGCCCACGAACTGAAGGTCCCGAGGTACTCGCAGGAGGTCCACATCGGCCGGTACCCCGAGTACGACAACGGCGGCGAGGCCTGGTGCAGCCCCACCTCCTCCCAGATGATCATCGAGTTCTGGGGGCGCCGGGCCAGTGCGGCGGCCGTGGGGTGGGTCCGCAAGGGCTACTCCGACCCGCAGGTCTGCCACGCCGCCCGGTCCACGTACGACGCGGCGTACAAGGGCTGCGGCAACTGGCCCTTCAACGCCGCCTACGCCGCCACGTACCGGGACATGGCCGGGGTCGTCACCCGGCTGACGTCCCTCGCCGACCTGGAGGTCCTGGTCCGCGCCGGGATCCCGGCCATCACCTCGCAGTCCTTCCGCGCCGAGGAGCTGACCGGCGCCGGCTACGGCACGGCGGGCCACCTGATGACCGTCATCGGCTTCACGGCCGCCGGGGACGTGATCGCCAACGATCCGAACTCGGCGGACAACCCGTCCGTCCGCCGCGTCTACCGGCGCAAGGAGTGGGAGACGATCTGGCTCCGCACCAAGCGCCGCAACGCCACGGGCAAAGAGGTCTCCGGCACCGGCGGCATCTGCTACCTGTACGTCCCGGCCCGCCCGTCGGCGGCCGCGATCCGGGCACTGCGGACGGTGGGCGTGCTCTGA
- a CDS encoding SPW repeat protein, which yields MTTHPNIEQHPDLAEMRTRFEQVTSTPRAQAVEAMALITGLYIAASPWIVGFSGFGSLAVNNLIAGLAYCLCMGGLGSAYERTHAMAWTAVVIAAWTIVAPWVIAGDVATTRTVLSNVIAGAVALVLALAMAGMAGRDRRTG from the coding sequence ATGACCACCCACCCGAACATCGAACAACACCCCGACCTCGCCGAGATGCGCACGCGCTTCGAGCAGGTCACCAGCACGCCCCGCGCGCAGGCGGTCGAGGCGATGGCCCTGATCACCGGCCTCTACATCGCGGCGTCGCCGTGGATCGTCGGGTTCAGCGGCTTCGGCTCACTGGCGGTCAACAACCTGATCGCCGGACTGGCGTACTGCCTGTGCATGGGCGGCCTCGGGTCCGCCTACGAGCGCACGCACGCGATGGCGTGGACCGCCGTCGTCATCGCGGCCTGGACGATCGTCGCCCCGTGGGTCATCGCGGGAGACGTCGCCACGACCCGCACCGTGCTCAGCAACGTCATCGCCGGCGCCGTCGCGCTGGTGCTGGCACTGGCCATGGCGGGCATGGCCGGCCGGGACCGCCGCACGGGCTGA
- a CDS encoding SCO1431 family membrane protein produces MTTHAAAPTDRARSLARTGGPKDGSGWLEHVLGWTLVVVIAMFVTQVGWL; encoded by the coding sequence ATGACCACACATGCCGCAGCCCCGACCGACCGCGCCCGCAGCCTCGCCCGCACGGGCGGCCCCAAGGACGGCTCCGGTTGGCTGGAGCACGTGCTCGGCTGGACCCTGGTGGTCGTCATCGCCATGTTCGTCACCCAGGTCGGCTGGCTTTAG
- a CDS encoding DUF6114 domain-containing protein produces the protein MLLGARRPADPGTGRWAPRLPLPGPRRRLRAWRRTRPFWGGLLLVSGGIELLLVPLSPLTVLVSLGLGGIAAIGIGAALVVAGLFLWFLPQARAYVSIHALLLSVLSFVATNLGGFLVGMLLGIAGSALAFGWTPLPEKEEAEAEADSAEGDAAAAAGAGPGSVPGPGGAGSRATAVALPLALLVALSSGAPPARADAAAQGPPRAARTPPTVTTSLFAPQGFALAGVTELDTIDGPRRVLVLRMAAASLYDYRLRTRDGGDEYGLSARSLTLRGDVTLYLTRFSGCIEGLLCVTFSPEGLPAPPVIPPFVFMTRVTAEQALVTSDVIVTDGLRLDAS, from the coding sequence GTGCTTCTAGGGGCGCGCCGACCCGCGGATCCGGGCACGGGGCGGTGGGCGCCGCGGCTCCCCCTGCCCGGCCCGCGGCGACGACTGCGCGCCTGGCGGCGGACCCGGCCGTTCTGGGGCGGGCTGCTGCTGGTGTCGGGCGGGATCGAGCTGCTGTTGGTCCCGCTCTCCCCGCTGACCGTGCTGGTCAGCCTGGGGCTCGGCGGGATCGCGGCGATCGGGATCGGGGCGGCGCTGGTGGTGGCCGGGCTGTTCCTGTGGTTCCTGCCGCAGGCCAGGGCGTACGTGTCGATCCACGCCCTGCTGCTCTCCGTGCTGTCCTTCGTGGCGACGAACCTGGGCGGCTTCCTGGTGGGGATGCTGCTCGGCATCGCCGGCAGTGCGCTGGCCTTCGGCTGGACCCCGCTGCCGGAGAAGGAGGAGGCGGAGGCGGAGGCCGACTCGGCGGAGGGGGACGCCGCCGCGGCGGCCGGCGCCGGGCCCGGGAGCGTACCCGGTCCGGGTGGCGCCGGGTCACGCGCGACGGCGGTGGCACTGCCCCTGGCCCTGCTGGTCGCGCTGTCCTCGGGGGCCCCGCCGGCCAGGGCCGACGCGGCCGCGCAGGGGCCTCCGAGGGCGGCCCGTACTCCCCCGACGGTGACCACCTCGCTGTTCGCGCCCCAGGGCTTCGCCCTGGCGGGGGTCACCGAGCTGGACACGATCGACGGGCCGCGCAGGGTGCTGGTGCTGCGGATGGCGGCGGCCTCGCTGTACGACTACCGGCTGCGCACCCGGGACGGCGGGGACGAATACGGCCTGTCGGCCCGGTCCTTGACCCTGCGGGGCGACGTCACCCTGTACCTGACCCGGTTCAGCGGCTGCATCGAGGGGCTGCTGTGCGTCACGTTCAGCCCCGAGGGGTTGCCCGCTCCCCCGGTGATCCCGCCGTTCGTCTTCATGACGCGGGTGACCGCCGAACAGGCACTGGTCACCTCGGACGTGATCGTCACCGACGGGCTGCGCCTGGACGCCTCGTGA
- a CDS encoding DUF6230 family protein: MSTNSGREGRVKWKKTVAVALPAVIAVGAMGVVMAQGALAASFAVSGTSFQVSSSKLSSKGLASYVQTDRSVDGKGHPVALLGIGEATLADICQSARVKTPVGTVVFKLSAGGPAGQVTADNLVIDGEDLDGDATFGTAQIGRDASTLDQVEGVRGEPGAFGLQAGNIEVLNVRSHAWSATGGNFRLKGMKLSVGLDGKQCF; the protein is encoded by the coding sequence ATGAGCACGAACAGCGGCCGCGAGGGCCGGGTCAAGTGGAAGAAGACGGTGGCGGTCGCACTGCCCGCGGTGATCGCGGTCGGGGCGATGGGCGTCGTCATGGCGCAGGGCGCGCTCGCCGCGTCCTTCGCCGTCTCGGGGACCTCATTCCAGGTCTCCTCATCCAAGTTGAGCAGCAAGGGCCTGGCGTCCTACGTGCAGACGGACCGTTCCGTCGACGGCAAGGGGCATCCGGTGGCGTTGCTCGGCATCGGCGAGGCCACGCTGGCCGACATCTGCCAGTCCGCCCGGGTGAAGACCCCGGTGGGCACGGTGGTCTTCAAACTGAGCGCCGGCGGACCCGCCGGCCAGGTCACCGCCGATAACCTGGTGATCGACGGCGAGGACCTCGACGGTGACGCCACCTTCGGCACGGCGCAGATCGGCCGGGACGCCTCCACCCTCGACCAGGTCGAGGGGGTCAGGGGCGAACCGGGCGCGTTCGGTCTCCAGGCCGGGAACATCGAGGTCCTGAACGTGCGCTCGCACGCCTGGTCCGCGACCGGCGGCAACTTCCGCCTCAAGGGCATGAAGTTGAGCGTCGGCCTGGACGGCAAGCAGTGCTTCTAG
- a CDS encoding TetR/AcrR family transcriptional regulator, with product MNNSQQRGATGRSQARRAELMAIGRKLFADTSYDALSMDDIAQHAGVAKGLIYYYFKSKRGYYLAIVEESVAELVARAAAETELAGSERARRTIDGYLYYAEHHRAAYRTIVTGGVGSDAEVLAIRDAVREELVATIAEAAYGRRTVSPLARLALVGWLSGVEGITLEWIGGLDGEGRLGRDEVAALLVRQLRATLTVIEEFAPDHPAPPAHEAPGDPDDHAPVTGSP from the coding sequence TTGAATAATAGTCAACAGCGTGGCGCGACCGGCCGTTCGCAGGCCCGTCGGGCCGAACTCATGGCGATCGGGCGCAAGTTGTTCGCCGACACCTCGTACGACGCGCTTTCCATGGACGACATCGCCCAACACGCCGGTGTCGCCAAGGGGTTGATCTACTACTACTTCAAGAGCAAGCGCGGCTACTACCTCGCCATCGTCGAGGAGTCCGTCGCCGAACTCGTCGCCCGCGCGGCCGCGGAGACCGAACTGGCCGGCTCGGAACGGGCCCGCCGCACCATCGACGGCTACCTGTACTACGCCGAACACCACCGGGCCGCCTACCGCACGATCGTCACCGGCGGCGTCGGCTCCGACGCCGAGGTGCTCGCCATCCGCGACGCGGTCCGCGAGGAACTGGTCGCCACCATCGCGGAGGCCGCGTACGGCCGCCGCACGGTCTCGCCGCTCGCCCGGCTCGCGCTCGTGGGCTGGCTCTCCGGGGTCGAGGGGATCACCCTGGAGTGGATCGGCGGCCTCGACGGGGAGGGCCGGCTCGGCCGGGACGAGGTCGCGGCGCTGCTCGTGCGGCAGCTGCGCGCGACCCTGACGGTGATCGAGGAGTTCGCCCCCGACCACCCCGCTCCACCGGCGCACGAGGCCCCGGGGGATCCCGATGATCATGCACCGGTGACGGGAAGCCCCTGA
- a CDS encoding acyl-CoA dehydrogenase family protein gives MTDRAPQPVDRQLPTEESRDLLALVREIAQREIRPRAAEEEDDGRFPREVFTLLSEAGLLGLPYAGEFGGGEQPYEVYLQVLEELAAARLTVGLGVSVHSLACHGLAGYGTKEQQGAHLPAMLGGGLLGAYCLSEPAAGSDAASLTTKAVRDGDDWIITGTKAWITHGGVADFYTVLARTGVNGPKGITAFLVPGDAAGLTAAVPEKKMGMKGSPTAQLHFDGVRVPDTRRIGEEGQGFTIALAALDAGRLGIAACAIGVAQAALDEALVYALDRKQFGHPIADFQGLRFMLADMATKIEAGRALYLAAARLRDAGKPFSRQAAMAKLFCTDAAMAVTTDAVQVLGGYGYTADFPVERLMREAKVLQIVEGTNQIQRMVIARHLAGPETR, from the coding sequence ATGACCGACCGCGCCCCGCAGCCGGTGGACCGACAGCTGCCCACCGAAGAGTCCCGTGATCTGCTCGCGCTCGTACGAGAGATCGCGCAGCGGGAGATCCGCCCCCGGGCCGCCGAGGAGGAGGACGACGGACGCTTCCCCCGGGAGGTCTTCACGCTCCTGTCGGAGGCCGGCCTGCTGGGGCTCCCGTACGCCGGCGAGTTCGGCGGCGGTGAGCAGCCGTACGAGGTCTACCTCCAGGTGCTGGAGGAGCTCGCCGCGGCCCGGCTGACGGTCGGCCTCGGTGTCAGCGTGCACTCCCTGGCCTGCCACGGCCTCGCCGGCTACGGCACCAAGGAGCAGCAGGGCGCCCACCTCCCCGCCATGCTCGGCGGCGGCCTGCTCGGCGCCTACTGTCTCTCGGAGCCGGCCGCCGGCTCCGACGCCGCCTCGCTGACCACCAAGGCCGTCCGCGACGGCGACGACTGGATCATCACCGGCACCAAGGCGTGGATCACGCACGGCGGGGTCGCGGACTTCTACACCGTCCTCGCGCGCACGGGTGTCAACGGCCCCAAGGGCATCACCGCCTTCCTCGTGCCCGGCGACGCGGCCGGCCTGACGGCGGCGGTCCCCGAGAAGAAGATGGGCATGAAGGGCTCGCCCACCGCCCAGCTGCACTTCGACGGCGTACGCGTCCCCGACACCCGGCGCATCGGCGAGGAGGGGCAGGGCTTCACCATCGCCCTGGCCGCCCTGGACGCCGGCCGGCTCGGGATCGCCGCCTGCGCGATCGGCGTCGCCCAGGCGGCCCTGGACGAGGCCCTGGTCTACGCCCTGGACCGCAAGCAGTTCGGGCACCCCATCGCGGACTTCCAGGGGCTGCGCTTCATGCTGGCCGACATGGCGACCAAGATCGAGGCGGGTCGGGCGCTGTACCTCGCCGCCGCGCGCCTGCGGGACGCCGGCAAGCCCTTCTCCCGCCAGGCCGCCATGGCCAAGCTGTTCTGCACGGACGCCGCGATGGCCGTCACGACGGACGCGGTGCAGGTCCTCGGCGGCTACGGGTACACCGCGGACTTCCCGGTGGAGCGGCTCATGCGCGAGGCGAAGGTGCTCCAGATCGTGGAGGGCACCAACCAGATCCAGCGCATGGTCATCGCCCGCCACCTCGCGGGCCCCGAGACCCGCTGA
- a CDS encoding phosphotransferase family protein, which produces MPTAPRPRTSTREPEELGRRLAAWLDATLPGAKVVNTSVPGSNGMSSETLLFDIEHPDTPERACALRLAADPAAYTVFPTYDMPRQHRVMSLVAAHTDLPVPRVRWLEEDPGPLGAPFFVMARAEGRVPPDVMPYTYEGNWLHSATDAERARLQEASISLLARLHDQFPAEEARFLLPPGEGSPLRRHVTAQRAYYEWVVATLARSPLLERAFDRLEELWPADEGDPVLNWGDARIGNVVYQADGFDPVAVLDWEMAAYAPREVDLGWTVYLHRFFQDLTVGFGQSGLPDFLRREDVERRYAELTGHTPRDMGFHTLYAALRHGIVMLRIAYRQAHFGEVEVPADPDGLILHHATLDAMVRGTYW; this is translated from the coding sequence ATGCCAACGGCACCACGTCCCCGCACCTCCACCCGCGAACCCGAGGAACTCGGCCGCCGCCTCGCGGCCTGGCTCGACGCGACCCTCCCCGGCGCGAAGGTCGTCAACACCTCCGTCCCCGGCTCCAACGGCATGTCCAGCGAGACCCTGCTCTTCGACATCGAGCACCCCGACACCCCGGAACGGGCCTGCGCCCTGCGCCTGGCCGCGGACCCGGCCGCCTACACCGTCTTCCCCACCTACGACATGCCCCGCCAGCACCGCGTGATGAGCCTGGTCGCCGCCCACACCGACCTGCCCGTCCCGCGCGTGCGCTGGCTGGAGGAGGATCCGGGCCCGCTCGGCGCGCCCTTCTTCGTCATGGCCCGCGCCGAGGGCCGGGTACCGCCCGACGTCATGCCCTACACGTACGAGGGCAACTGGCTGCACTCCGCCACCGACGCCGAACGCGCCCGGCTCCAGGAGGCGAGCATCTCCCTGCTCGCCCGCCTCCACGACCAGTTCCCCGCAGAGGAGGCGCGGTTCCTCCTCCCGCCCGGGGAGGGAAGCCCGCTGCGCCGCCACGTCACGGCCCAACGTGCCTACTACGAGTGGGTGGTGGCCACACTGGCCCGCTCACCGCTCCTGGAGCGGGCCTTCGACCGGCTGGAGGAACTCTGGCCGGCCGACGAGGGCGACCCCGTCCTCAACTGGGGCGACGCCCGCATCGGCAACGTCGTCTACCAGGCCGACGGCTTCGATCCGGTGGCCGTGCTCGACTGGGAGATGGCCGCGTACGCCCCCCGGGAGGTCGACCTGGGCTGGACCGTCTACCTGCACCGGTTCTTCCAGGACCTGACCGTCGGGTTCGGCCAGTCGGGCCTGCCCGACTTCCTGCGCCGCGAGGACGTGGAACGCCGGTACGCCGAACTCACCGGGCACACCCCGCGGGACATGGGGTTCCACACCCTCTACGCCGCCCTGCGGCACGGGATCGTGATGCTGCGCATCGCCTACCGACAGGCGCACTTCGGGGAGGTCGAGGTCCCGGCGGACCCGGACGGCCTGATCCTGCACCACGCCACCCTCGACGCGATGGTGCGGGGAACGTACTGGTAG
- a CDS encoding Lrp/AsnC family transcriptional regulator: MEELDRQIVDLLVRDGRMSYTDLGKATGLSTSAVHQRVRRLEQRGVIRGYAAVVDPEAVGLPLTAFISVKPFDPSAPDDIADRLAGVPEIEACHSVAGDENYILKVRVGTPLELEDLLGRLRALAHVSTRTTVVLSTPYESRPPRV, encoded by the coding sequence ATGGAGGAGCTGGACCGCCAGATCGTTGATCTGCTCGTGCGGGACGGGCGAATGAGCTACACGGATCTGGGCAAGGCCACGGGACTGTCCACGTCGGCGGTCCATCAGCGAGTACGCCGCCTGGAGCAGCGCGGGGTGATCCGCGGCTATGCCGCCGTGGTCGACCCCGAGGCCGTGGGGCTGCCCCTGACGGCGTTCATCTCGGTCAAGCCGTTCGATCCCAGCGCACCGGACGACATCGCCGACCGCCTGGCGGGCGTCCCCGAGATCGAGGCCTGCCACAGCGTGGCCGGAGACGAGAACTACATCCTCAAGGTCCGTGTGGGCACGCCCCTGGAGCTGGAGGACCTGCTGGGCCGACTGCGCGCCCTGGCGCACGTCTCGACCCGCACGACGGTGGTGCTGTCCACCCCGTACGAGTCCCGCCCGCCGCGCGTGTGA
- a CDS encoding amidohydrolase, whose product MTDRTASADAAGAPVPDRTVLLRGGEVHSPADPFATAMVVERGHVAWVGSEGAADAFAQGVDEVVDLDGALVTPAFTDAHVHTTSTGLALTGLDLSDARTLADALDRVRAHAERRPADRVLLGHGWDAARWPERRAPRREELDRATGGRPLYLSRIDVHSAVVTTALLDLVPGGAGLVACDEPLTADAHHAVRAVALGAVGPAQRAEAQRAALDRAASLGIGSVHECGGPEISSPEDFTALLDLARTHPGPRVFGYWADRDLDLAKRLGAVGAAGDLFVDGALGSHTACLHAPYTDAAHTGTGYLDARDVAAHVAACTEQGLQAGFHAIGDAAVSAVVEGVRAAAETVGLARVRAARHRVEHAEMMTPATIAAFAELGLTASVQPAFDAAWGGEGGMYADRLGAERARTLNPYAALLKAGVPLAFGSDAPVTPLDPWGTVRAAAFHRTPEHRISVRAAFAAHTRGGWRALGRDDAGTLVPGAPADYAVWRTEELVVQAPDDRVARWSTDPRSGTPGLPDLTPGGELPVCLATVVGGREVFVRPQG is encoded by the coding sequence ATGACTGACCGCACCGCCTCCGCCGACGCCGCCGGAGCCCCCGTACCCGACCGCACCGTCCTCCTGCGCGGCGGCGAGGTGCACAGCCCCGCCGACCCGTTCGCCACCGCGATGGTCGTCGAGCGCGGCCACGTCGCCTGGGTCGGCTCGGAAGGCGCCGCCGACGCCTTCGCACAGGGCGTCGACGAGGTCGTCGACCTCGACGGGGCGCTCGTCACGCCCGCGTTCACCGACGCCCACGTGCACACCACCTCCACCGGTCTCGCCCTCACCGGACTGGACCTCTCCGACGCCCGCACCCTCGCGGACGCCCTGGACCGGGTACGCGCCCACGCCGAGCGCCGCCCCGCCGACCGGGTGCTCCTCGGACACGGCTGGGACGCCGCCCGATGGCCCGAGCGCCGCGCCCCGCGCCGCGAGGAACTGGACCGGGCCACCGGCGGCCGTCCGCTCTACCTCAGCCGCATCGACGTCCACTCGGCCGTGGTCACCACCGCGCTGCTCGACCTCGTCCCCGGGGGCGCGGGCCTCGTCGCCTGCGACGAGCCGCTGACCGCCGACGCCCACCACGCCGTGCGCGCGGTCGCCCTCGGCGCCGTCGGCCCCGCCCAGCGCGCCGAGGCCCAGCGGGCCGCCCTGGACCGGGCCGCCTCCCTCGGCATCGGCTCCGTGCACGAGTGCGGCGGCCCGGAGATCTCCTCCCCGGAGGACTTCACCGCCCTGCTCGACCTGGCGCGCACCCACCCCGGCCCGCGCGTCTTCGGCTACTGGGCCGATCGGGACCTCGACCTGGCCAAGCGGCTCGGCGCGGTCGGGGCCGCCGGCGACCTCTTCGTGGACGGCGCACTCGGCTCCCACACCGCCTGCCTGCACGCCCCGTACACCGACGCCGCGCACACCGGCACCGGCTACCTGGACGCCCGTGACGTCGCGGCGCACGTCGCCGCGTGCACCGAACAGGGCCTCCAGGCCGGCTTCCACGCCATCGGCGACGCCGCCGTCAGCGCCGTCGTCGAAGGCGTCAGGGCCGCCGCCGAGACCGTGGGCCTCGCCCGGGTGCGGGCCGCCCGCCACCGGGTCGAGCACGCCGAGATGATGACCCCGGCCACCATCGCCGCCTTCGCGGAACTGGGCCTCACCGCCTCCGTGCAGCCCGCCTTCGACGCCGCCTGGGGCGGCGAGGGCGGCATGTACGCCGACCGGCTCGGCGCGGAGCGCGCCCGCACCCTCAACCCGTACGCGGCCCTGCTGAAGGCCGGCGTCCCGCTGGCCTTCGGCTCCGACGCGCCCGTCACCCCGCTCGACCCGTGGGGCACCGTCCGGGCGGCCGCCTTCCACCGCACCCCCGAGCACCGGATCTCCGTACGGGCCGCCTTCGCCGCCCACACCCGCGGCGGTTGGCGGGCCCTGGGCCGGGACGACGCGGGCACCCTCGTTCCCGGCGCCCCGGCCGACTACGCCGTCTGGCGGACCGAGGAACTGGTCGTCCAGGCTCCCGACGACCGGGTCGCCCGCTGGTCCACCGACCCGCGCTCGGGCACCCCGGGGCTGCCCGACCTGACCCCCGGCGGGGAACTGCCGGTGTGCCTGGCCACGGTCGTCGGCGGCCGAGAGGTTTTCGTACGCCCACAGGGGTGA
- a CDS encoding polyprenol monophosphomannose synthase, giving the protein MSEAGQRTHGPLGTILVIIPTYNEAENIGPIVGRVRAAVPAAHVLVADDNSPDGTGKLADELACADEQVHVLHRKGKEGLGAAYLAGFAWGLEHGYGVLVEMDADGSHRPEELPRLLTALGNADLVLGSRWVPGGRVVNWPKSREMLSRGGSTYSRLLLDVPIRDVTGGYRAFRSETLEGLGLEEVASAGYCFQVDLARRAVRQGFRVVEVPITFVEREFGDSKMSRDIVVEALWRVTQWGIKARAAKLTGRPPH; this is encoded by the coding sequence GTGAGCGAGGCAGGACAGCGGACCCACGGGCCGCTCGGCACCATCCTGGTGATCATTCCGACGTACAACGAGGCCGAGAACATCGGCCCCATCGTCGGCAGGGTCCGCGCCGCCGTCCCCGCAGCGCACGTCCTGGTCGCCGACGACAACAGCCCCGACGGCACCGGCAAGCTCGCCGACGAACTGGCCTGCGCCGACGAGCAGGTCCACGTCCTGCACCGCAAGGGCAAGGAAGGCCTCGGCGCCGCCTACCTGGCCGGCTTCGCCTGGGGCCTGGAGCACGGCTACGGGGTCCTCGTGGAGATGGACGCCGACGGATCCCACCGCCCCGAGGAACTGCCCCGGCTGCTCACCGCCCTCGGCAACGCCGACCTGGTCCTGGGATCCCGCTGGGTGCCGGGCGGCCGCGTGGTCAACTGGCCCAAGAGCCGCGAGATGCTCTCCCGCGGGGGTTCCACGTACTCCCGGCTGCTCCTGGACGTGCCGATCCGCGACGTGACCGGCGGCTACCGCGCCTTCCGCAGCGAGACGCTGGAGGGCCTGGGCCTGGAGGAGGTGGCCTCCGCCGGCTACTGCTTCCAGGTGGACCTGGCCCGTCGGGCCGTCCGCCAGGGCTTCAGGGTCGTCGAGGTGCCCATCACCTTCGTCGAGCGCGAGTTCGGCGACAGCAAGATGAGCAGGGACATCGTGGTGGAGGCCCTGTGGCGGGTCACCCAGTGGGGCATCAAGGCCCGGGCCGCCAAGCTGACCGGCCGGCCCCCGCACTGA